Proteins found in one Terribacillus sp. DMT04 genomic segment:
- a CDS encoding LCP family protein, producing the protein MPKEERQELRRSQKKRKKSRKKRVIRNIFLIVILLLLIPAAYAGYLYVKAGNLASDSYQDDGRDKSSLRDSAVDPAEDSVSVLFIGSDSSEKRKDQNIGKRSDTMILATFNKEEKSIKMLSVPRDTYTYVPYLERNTKINASYNGGPTATVEAVEELLQVPVDYYVDVNFEAFISVVNALDGVTVDVPYELEEMNSKDKKGAIHLQPGVQKLNGEEALALARTRKQDNDFARSERQQQIIKAMMDKATDLSSVLKYSDLLEAVGSNMQTNMTFDEMKSFVSYGVNNNLSMETIELEGQGGTGIVPGYNAWAFVPDPTSLANATQTLRDQLELPALDSSTSTTSPS; encoded by the coding sequence ATGCCTAAAGAAGAAAGACAGGAGCTGCGCAGATCGCAGAAGAAACGGAAGAAATCACGCAAAAAGCGCGTTATCCGAAATATCTTCCTAATTGTTATACTTTTGCTCCTTATCCCGGCAGCATACGCCGGTTATCTATACGTGAAAGCCGGAAACTTAGCCAGCGATTCTTATCAAGATGATGGCCGCGATAAATCTTCGCTTCGCGACAGTGCTGTCGATCCCGCTGAGGACAGTGTCAGCGTGCTGTTTATTGGCTCTGATTCTAGTGAAAAACGGAAAGATCAAAACATTGGTAAACGATCTGACACCATGATTCTTGCAACATTTAATAAAGAAGAGAAAAGCATTAAAATGCTTAGCGTTCCGCGTGACACATACACATACGTCCCTTATTTGGAACGGAACACTAAAATAAACGCTTCCTATAACGGCGGGCCTACTGCAACAGTTGAAGCTGTAGAAGAATTGCTTCAAGTACCCGTTGATTATTATGTGGATGTTAATTTTGAAGCCTTCATTAGTGTTGTAAATGCTTTAGACGGTGTTACAGTTGATGTTCCATATGAACTGGAAGAGATGAATTCCAAAGATAAAAAAGGTGCTATCCACCTGCAGCCCGGGGTTCAAAAGCTGAACGGTGAGGAAGCTCTAGCTCTTGCCAGAACGCGCAAACAGGATAATGATTTTGCCCGCAGTGAAAGACAGCAGCAGATCATTAAAGCTATGATGGACAAAGCAACAGACCTCAGCTCTGTGCTGAAGTATTCTGACTTGTTAGAAGCTGTTGGAAGCAATATGCAGACAAATATGACGTTTGATGAAATGAAGAGCTTCGTCTCTTATGGCGTGAATAATAACCTGTCTATGGAAACGATTGAACTTGAAGGTCAAGGCGGAACAGGTATCGTTCCCGGATATAATGCTTGGGCATTTGTTCCAGATCCCACTTCCCTTGCTAACGCTACGCAAACACTGCGTGATCA